The region TATGGCAATGCCAAGGTCGGCAACACGATCTACAACATCAAGAACCCGCAGATCTCGCAGTACACGTTCATGGCCGGCCCCCTTTATCGCTTCTATCGCAGGGAGAAGACTGCGGCCAGCGTCTTCGGAACCGTCGGCGCCGGAATCGGAAAGTTCGACAGCGGATCCAAGGGGATTCCTGCAACCAATCTCGGCCTGTGGCCCTCGGAGACCCGAACGGTCTTCTCCGCCGGGGTGAACCTCGATGCCAACATTTACCCCAATCTGGTCTTCCGGATCACCCCCAACTATCTCGGTTCTACCTGGGGAGGGACCGTGCAGCACAACATCGGCGTAAATATCGGTGTCGTCTACCGTTTCGGTCGTATCAAGTAGTTGACCAATCCCATCCAAAAACATGGCCGAACCGCAGCTCAGGAAACCCTGGCGCGCGGTTCGGTCATGTTTTTGGGATCGAGAATCTCCGCGATCTGCTCT is a window of Edaphobacter sp. 12200R-103 DNA encoding:
- a CDS encoding outer membrane protein, encoding MFGFRFSVKCAAAFLAAAFIASGAAPLQAQFSRRRETNANRRARIERAIQDTYSHQWEIGGGGGYLRFRSGEILQKNNEVTFWMSGTRFMSPKFGITGDVRGAYGNAKVGNTIYNIKNPQISQYTFMAGPLYRFYRREKTAASVFGTVGAGIGKFDSGSKGIPATNLGLWPSETRTVFSAGVNLDANIYPNLVFRITPNYLGSTWGGTVQHNIGVNIGVVYRFGRIK